A genomic stretch from Natronomonas gomsonensis includes:
- a CDS encoding lactate 2-monooxygenase, translated as MSEQFGNRKVNRVYREGMHEGKSSEFPVSYEDLRETAHEAMDDTARAYIHGGAGAEETFRKEQDFSEWRIVPRMLQGVADRDLTTEVMGQEIDYPAMVTPLGVQSLVHDDAELATAAACDELNVPFILSSLSSTPMEEVAEELGDTPKWFQFYWSSDEDIARSFLNRAEDAGYDAIVVTVDAPTLGWRERLIERGYYPFLDGEGVANYFSDPEFRSQLDDPPEEDPQAAVDHFLDIFGDSSLTWDDLEFVFENTDLPVLIKGVLHPEDARLAVEHGADGVGVSTHGGRQVDGSITAIEALPDIVDEVGDEATITFDSGIRRGSDMYKALALGADACLIGRPFIYGLALGGQAGVHHVLENLIADFDLTMGLAGRDSVSKVNRDSLRHEDDL; from the coding sequence ATGTCCGAGCAGTTCGGTAATCGGAAAGTCAACCGCGTGTACCGCGAGGGAATGCACGAGGGGAAATCGTCGGAATTCCCCGTCAGCTACGAAGATTTACGCGAGACCGCCCACGAGGCGATGGACGACACCGCGCGGGCGTACATCCACGGCGGCGCCGGCGCCGAGGAGACGTTCCGCAAAGAGCAGGACTTCTCGGAGTGGCGCATCGTCCCGCGGATGCTGCAGGGCGTCGCCGACCGGGATTTGACGACCGAGGTGATGGGCCAAGAAATCGACTACCCCGCGATGGTGACGCCGCTTGGCGTCCAGTCGCTCGTCCACGACGACGCCGAACTTGCGACGGCGGCGGCTTGCGACGAACTGAACGTCCCCTTCATCCTCTCGTCGTTGTCCTCGACGCCGATGGAGGAAGTCGCCGAGGAGTTGGGTGATACGCCGAAGTGGTTCCAGTTCTACTGGTCCTCGGACGAGGACATCGCTCGCTCGTTCCTCAATCGCGCCGAGGACGCCGGCTACGACGCCATCGTCGTCACCGTCGACGCGCCGACGCTCGGCTGGCGGGAACGCCTCATCGAGCGCGGCTACTACCCCTTCCTCGACGGCGAGGGCGTCGCGAACTACTTCTCGGACCCCGAGTTCCGCAGCCAACTCGACGATCCGCCGGAGGAGGACCCACAGGCCGCCGTCGACCACTTCCTCGACATCTTCGGTGACTCCTCGCTGACGTGGGACGACCTCGAGTTCGTCTTCGAGAACACCGACCTGCCGGTGCTCATCAAGGGCGTTCTCCACCCCGAGGACGCCCGACTGGCGGTTGAACACGGCGCCGACGGCGTCGGCGTCTCCACTCACGGCGGCCGACAGGTCGACGGTTCCATCACCGCCATCGAGGCGCTGCCGGACATCGTCGACGAGGTCGGTGACGAGGCCACCATCACCTTCGACTCGGGCATCCGCCGCGGGTCGGACATGTACAAGGCACTGGCGCTCGGCGCCGATGCCTGTCTCATCGGCCGGCCGTTCATCTACGGACTGGCGCTCGGCGGCCAGGCGGGCGTCCACCACGTCTTAGAGAACCTCATCGCGGACTTCGACCTCACGATGGGGCTGGCCGGCCGGGATTCGGTGTCGAAAGTCAACCGCGACTCCCTGCGCCACGAAGACGACCTCTGA
- a CDS encoding ribonuclease H-like domain-containing protein, translating to MRLENTYIAVDGVGETTERNLWERGARTWSEFDPSLCGSTTADRIESFIDTARPRLDSGDSDFFARQLPSSERWRLYENFRDEACFFDIETTGLDHSQNEVTCVSFHQGGDTETLVSGDDLTRENLQALLDSPLLVTFNGARFDVPFLEESFDLSIDIPHLDLMYPCKRVGLSGGLKAIEPEVGVERDRPDISGKDAVRLWREHERGVDGSLETLVSYNREDAVNLRTVADRTVERLDRKTLP from the coding sequence GTGCGACTGGAGAATACATACATCGCCGTCGACGGGGTGGGAGAGACGACCGAGCGAAACCTCTGGGAGCGCGGCGCCCGGACCTGGTCGGAGTTCGACCCCTCGCTGTGTGGGTCGACGACTGCCGACCGCATCGAATCGTTCATCGACACCGCCCGCCCGCGCCTCGATTCGGGCGATTCGGACTTTTTCGCCCGTCAGTTGCCCTCCAGCGAGCGGTGGCGACTGTACGAGAACTTCCGCGATGAGGCGTGTTTCTTCGACATCGAGACGACGGGACTGGACCACTCCCAAAACGAAGTGACCTGCGTCAGTTTCCATCAGGGCGGCGACACCGAGACGCTCGTCTCCGGCGACGACCTCACTCGCGAGAACCTTCAGGCGCTGCTCGACTCGCCGCTGCTCGTCACGTTCAACGGCGCGCGCTTCGACGTGCCGTTCCTCGAGGAGTCCTTCGACCTCTCTATCGACATCCCACATCTCGACCTGATGTACCCCTGCAAGCGCGTGGGGCTGTCGGGCGGGCTGAAGGCCATCGAACCAGAGGTCGGCGTCGAGCGGGACCGCCCCGACATCTCCGGAAAGGACGCGGTTCGGCTGTGGCGGGAACACGAACGCGGCGTCGACGGCTCGCTGGAGACGCTCGTCTCGTATAATCGGGAAGACGCGGTGAACCTCAGGACGGTCGCCGACCGGACCGTCGAGCGACTCGACCGGAAGACGCTGCCCTGA
- a CDS encoding DJ-1/PfpI family protein — protein MTVKILVFEGFDELDAVGPYEVFQLAGRYGCDMSAELVTLTPTDRVVARSGMRIEPHGTLEDSVADLVVVPGGGWNDDGPGVRVEYDRGEIPESLARLHAEGMTVASVCTGALLLAKAGLLDGRPATTHHTAVADLRELGVNVVEERVVDDGDVLTAGGITSGFDLALHIVARECGESVAESVARELEYERAI, from the coding sequence ATGACGGTCAAAATTCTGGTTTTCGAGGGATTCGACGAACTGGATGCGGTCGGTCCCTACGAGGTGTTCCAGTTGGCGGGGCGATACGGCTGTGATATGTCGGCGGAGTTGGTGACGCTGACCCCGACGGACCGCGTCGTCGCCCGCAGTGGCATGCGAATCGAGCCGCACGGGACGCTCGAAGATTCCGTGGCCGACCTCGTCGTCGTCCCCGGTGGTGGCTGGAACGACGACGGACCGGGTGTCCGCGTCGAGTACGACCGCGGCGAAATCCCCGAGAGCCTCGCCAGATTACACGCCGAGGGGATGACCGTCGCGTCGGTCTGTACCGGCGCGTTGCTACTCGCGAAGGCCGGCCTACTTGACGGTCGCCCGGCGACGACTCACCACACCGCAGTTGCGGACCTCCGTGAGTTGGGTGTGAACGTCGTTGAGGAACGTGTCGTCGACGACGGCGACGTGCTCACGGCCGGCGGCATCACCTCGGGATTCGACCTCGCACTCCACATCGTCGCCAGAGAGTGCGGCGAGTCGGTCGCCGAGTCGGTCGCCCGCGAGTTGGAGTACGAGCGAGCGATTTAG
- a CDS encoding DUF7475 family protein codes for MKNKQNNSTGQRDSLTQLQWLAVVLAVITGVLHVYAGVVEGRVPVALAGVGYAGVLVLFFLDYRRRLLYLVGIPYTAIQIPLWLVVKSEYGVVDYVDKAVQVVLILVLLYLYLNTPSGSAENTPPGAD; via the coding sequence GTGAAAAATAAGCAAAATAACTCGACAGGTCAGAGAGATTCACTTACCCAACTCCAGTGGCTGGCGGTCGTATTGGCCGTCATCACTGGTGTGCTCCACGTGTATGCAGGCGTCGTCGAGGGTCGAGTCCCGGTTGCACTCGCAGGTGTTGGCTACGCCGGTGTACTCGTGTTGTTCTTCCTCGATTACCGACGGCGACTCCTCTACCTCGTCGGGATTCCATACACGGCTATCCAAATCCCCCTCTGGCTCGTGGTCAAGTCGGAGTACGGAGTGGTCGATTACGTCGACAAGGCGGTTCAGGTCGTGCTGATACTCGTGTTGCTCTACCTCTATCTGAACACGCCGTCGGGGTCGGCCGAAAACACGCCACCGGGTGCGGACTGA
- a CDS encoding serine/threonine-protein kinase RIO2: MVQNVAAQMAELEPEDFHLLSGLEHGMRFSRWVAVEKLPEFSRLDEEEVTYRVDRCMDRGLVERKTIQYTGYRLTFEGYDALALRTFSERDTIDGVGAPLGVGKESDVYEARSFQPLALKYHREGYTNFREVQKEREYTADNEHRSWLYTARKAAEREYEALESLYPEVRVPRPVDQNRHAIVMEKLDGVELSRAKLDSEQVVGVVDLICEEMAAAYDAGYVHADMSEYNVFVSSEGVTIFDWPQAVPTEHENSEELLERDVENLLGYFERKYPNETPDVDRSSLTAALTEDTFETVRNFA, translated from the coding sequence ATGGTCCAGAACGTCGCCGCGCAGATGGCCGAGTTGGAGCCCGAGGACTTCCACCTGCTGTCGGGGCTCGAACACGGGATGCGCTTTTCGCGGTGGGTCGCAGTCGAGAAGCTCCCCGAGTTCTCACGGCTCGACGAAGAGGAGGTCACCTACCGCGTCGACCGCTGTATGGACCGGGGGCTGGTCGAGCGGAAGACCATCCAGTACACCGGCTACCGACTCACCTTCGAGGGGTACGACGCGCTGGCGTTGCGAACCTTCTCGGAGCGAGACACCATCGACGGCGTCGGCGCCCCCCTCGGCGTCGGCAAGGAAAGCGACGTCTACGAGGCACGGTCGTTCCAGCCGTTGGCGCTGAAGTACCACCGTGAAGGGTACACGAACTTCCGGGAAGTCCAGAAGGAACGGGAGTACACCGCCGACAACGAACACCGCTCGTGGCTCTACACCGCGCGCAAGGCCGCAGAGCGTGAATACGAAGCCTTAGAGTCGCTGTATCCGGAGGTTCGCGTTCCTCGGCCGGTCGACCAGAACCGCCACGCTATCGTCATGGAGAAACTCGACGGCGTCGAACTCTCCCGTGCGAAACTCGACTCCGAGCAGGTCGTCGGGGTCGTCGATTTGATTTGCGAGGAGATGGCGGCGGCCTACGATGCCGGCTACGTCCACGCCGACATGAGCGAGTACAACGTTTTCGTCTCCAGCGAGGGCGTGACGATTTTCGATTGGCCGCAGGCGGTTCCGACGGAACACGAGAACAGCGAGGAACTACTGGAACGGGACGTGGAGAATCTGCTGGGGTATTTCGAACGAAAGTACCCCAACGAGACGCCCGATGTCGACCGGTCGTCGCTGACGGCGGCGCTCACCGAAGACACCTTCGAGACGGTGCGCAACTTCGCCTGA